DNA from Candidatus Saccharimonadales bacterium:
AGGCGATTGGTCTTTAATCACATTGACTACATCTGGAATAATTATTGTAATTGCCGGTTTAATTTTAGCCAGCGGCAAAACTTTTAAAGAACTGATGGATTCGATAACTAACACCTTGTAGTCACTTAACGCACCCGAGGACTTGCATTCGCATACGCTGTTCAAAGCCAAGGCAGCGGTATACAATTTACTGTAGACGGTAAAATAATTTTTGATTGGACATAAATGGATAAAATAACATTAAAACAAATCCTAACTGGGATAGTCGTACTTTTGCTAGTAGGTAACCTTGGCTTTGGCTTGTTTTCGCTTATTCCACAAAAACAAGTCGCCTCAGACGACTATTCAATTAGCGTTGGTCCACAGTTTTTTGTAGCGATGAATCCAAAGAGTTTTACTATCAACGTAGAGCAAGCCGGTAAACCAGTTGTAAATAAGCAACTACGTATCAGTTTCGAGGGTTTAAATCGTAAAACCAAACAAACAGGCCAACTTGCAAGCTTTTTGGCTACAACTGATCAAAACGGCAAGATAGTTACCGAAAGAATCACCGCAATTGCAGAATCGCGCAATTACGACGGACTTGTGTTCCACGAGATGAAGATTTTTACTAGCGGATCAAGCTCGAGCCAACCAATTTTAGTTCAAGAATACAACGCAATTGGCACATTTCGTGCGCAGCTATTTTACGGACCACAATTTTCGTGGACCGTAGGGTCTTTGGTGATTACTGCATTGGTTTGCTTGGTTGTTGTTCCGTGGCTTGGCTACATTAACGCCAAAGAAAAACTCGCTAAAAACAGTGGGCGTGTGGCTAGCAAAAAGTAGCACCGTGATACTTCCACGAACTGCGTTTAGTCAGCGCTAAAAAAATTTCGCACTGCTTCGGCAATAAGAGCAGGCTCGCCTTTATTTATTCCGAAGTGATCCAGCCCTTTGAACTCTTTTAGATCCGAGTCGCTCATTACATTGCGTAACTTTTCAAGCGCTTGCTTTGTACTTTTAGGACTTTTGCCGCCAAAAAGTATCAACGCTTTCGCTTTGATCTGTTTATAATTAGAATGCGTACTGTCTAGTTTGGCAACTTCTTTGTGTTCCAATAGGTTAGCGGGTAACTGAGTAATGATCTCGCTTAGATCATCTTTCTGCATAATACGCGGTAATAACATCTTGAGCACCCAACTTGGGTTTAAGCGTGCCATCGGATCCATTGCCCTAATAAAAACAATAAACGCTTCGAGAGGCTTGTCTTGCTTAAGTTTTTGCTCGTATGCACCCATCCAGTCCATCGATATTGATCCATCTACTGATACACCTGGTTCATACAATACGACTTTTTTAATATCACTGTTACTGCGCAAAAAATTCTAAACAAACTAGACCACCAAAACTATGACCGACTAAGTACTGCTCATTAACAGCTTCCCTCACTGACGTAATAAAAACGTCAAGTCTATACGCTGCAAAAAGCTAGCGCTATAATTAGAGCAGTCATGTGTGTGCTGGTGGGGGATCATCTTCTTACATGCAGACTTTTACAAATTATGCCGCTACTAGGCGGTACTTTGCACCAAGGGTATACCGAACCTTTGGTTACAAGTTTGACTCTGATTGGGATTGCGATCGAACGGTTTAAGCAATCTTTTACGGAGCGAGCATTAAAAAATAAAATCCGTTCGCTGAGGCTTCGGCCAAGGCTTGTTTTTACAAAACTATAAAGACAAGAGGTTGCATTATGCAAAAGCGAACATTAAACGAAAAAGTTAATATAACCGGATGGTATTTCCGAAATCGCAAGGGCTTAAGCACTTACCCAAAGCGCATGGAGTACCAAGGTAGTACCTACACTTTCAATGAATCGGGTTTACAATACCTGATAAAAAAAGGGGAGAGGAGCTTGAGGATTTTCGATGTCACAGATGGTGCGTCGAAATTTCGGCTAATAAGTGACGAGGCTCAAATAGATTGGACCTTAGTTGCGATAAGCGAAAGTGTTTAAACAAAAGACCACTGAGTAATCGGTGGTCTTTTTAATTAAAGGCTCTCTGGCAAACAGAGCGCTTCTTGTTTATCTTGCTATTTTTTTGTAGCTGGCTTTTCCAAATGCGATGATCGGGTAGCCGATGAAGCCGAATATTCCGATAAGGAAGAATCCAAAGGCGCCATCTTTGCCGAAGGCCTTTGCTACATCAATGGAGACGATGAAGTGGATAACGATGTTAACCAGTGGGATGAAATAAAGGATTAACCACCATCCTGGTCGATTGGCTACCTCAAGTAAAACCCAGATGTTATAAAAAGGAACGATCGAAGCCCAGCCAGGTTTGCCAGCTTTCACGAACACCTTCCATACTGAGACAATCATAAAGATAATGAACGCGAGGTAAAAAATCGTTCCCACTGGGCTGTAGCTTGGAGCTGCATAATACGAGCTATCAAGGTAGCCGTCGTTGTATAAAGTAGTGTCGTAAGTTGATGCTAAAAAGCTTTTCATAATTTTCCTTTTATTATGCTTATGTATTAATACTAAAAGATAAACTCTGCTTTGTAAATAAATTACAACGTTAACTCCTGCTATTTTATTTGACAAACAACCCCAACTTAGTCAATCATGTGCTTGTGAAAGAAAAACAGCGTAGAACTTTTACCATAATTATTGCAGTTTTAGCTATTTGCCTGGGCCTGTTTTTCAGCAATCAGCCTCCGCAAAGTAAGGTTGAGAGCGAACAAATATCAATAAATAGCGAGAATGCGCTGGTAGCTCTAGAAAAACTGCAAGTCAAAGGGCGCGCACCAAAAACTGATTACTCACGTGATCAGTTTGGTGATGGCTGGGACAGCTTAGATGGATGCGATGTCAGAAATCTAGTTTTAAAGCGTGATCTAACAGAATCTAAATTTGATCAAGATGGATGTACTGTTTTGTCAGGGAAGTTACATGATCCGTACTCTGAAAAGCAGATAGACTTTACGAAAGGCGAGGCGACAAGTCAGCTCGTTCAGATAGACCACGTAGTAGCCTTATCTGATGCGTGGCAAAAAGGCGCCCAGGACTTAAGTGCTCAAAAACGCCAGGAACTTGCTAACGATTCGCTAAATTTACTAGCGGTAGATGGTAAATTGAACCAGCAGAAAAGTGATAGCGACGCAGCTAGCTGGCTACCACCCAATAAAAATTATAGGTGCGCTTACGTTGCCAGGCAGATCGCAGTTAAGACTAAGTACTTACTCTGGGTTACGTCGGCCGAATACACAGCTTTGAAAAATGTTTTACAAGGATGTCCAGATCAGGTTTTGCCAGTCGAGTCAGGATGAAAACAACCACTCATGCTTCATGGCAAATTGCGGCCATGAGCTGGGGAGTAATTTGCGGCGCTGCGCTTTCGTGTTTTGTAAACGTCGAAATTAATCTGTTGATCGTGGTTATTGGCATATTGGGTTGTATAGTATGTGTTGCGTTTAGGTTCGTCCTACTGTTGCCATTGGCTTTTGCTGGCGGCTTGCTTTTAGGAATGGCAGTGAACAACTTTCAATCTAATCAGATTGAAAAATATCAACCTATATACGGAAAACAGGTCTTAGTAACTGGCATTGTATCCGAAGATGTTTCCAAGAACGAAAAAGATGAGCAACAGATTAAACTTACCCAAGTATCGGCAGCGGGTCAAAATTTAAGCGGTGTAATTTGGCTAAGTACGCGCGATGGCAACTTAATAAAACGTGGTGATTTTATAGCAGCACAAGGCAAACTTGACCACGGATTTGGCAATATTCCGGCCTCAATCTTCAAAGCCAAAATTATAAAGGTAGAGCAACCTGTGCCGGGTGACTTAGCGCGCATCGCCCGAGATTGGTTCGCGGATGCAGTTCGCATAGCGATACCATCGCCACAGGTAGACCTTGGGTTGGGTTATCTGCTTGGGCAGCAGAATGAGCTTCCACACGACTTGAATGAAAAACTTAAGCTCCTCGGGTTAACACATGTCGTCGTAGCAAGTGGCTACAATCTTACAATTTTGGTAAGGTTTGCTCGCAAAAGTTTTTTAAATATCTCTAAACGATTGTCGGTGCTAGTAACCTCCGCTATGATAATCGGATTTGTTTTAATGACCGGCTTTAGCCCAAGTATGAGTAGAGCTGCAATTGTGACAGGCCTGTGTTTAGCGGCCTGGTATTATGGACGCAATATTCATCCGCTAGTTTTGCTACCATTTGTAGCCGCAACAACCCTATTATTAAATCCCGGTTCAATTAACGGCGACTTAGGCTGGTACTTATCGTTTGGGTCATTTGCAGGGGTTATTATTTTAGCACCACTCGTCAATTCGTTCTTTTGGCGCAACAAAGATCCTGGCATTTTACGCGAAATTTTCGTTGGTACTCTGTGCGCCCAGATTGTAACGTTGCCAATTATCCTGCTTTATTTTGGCCAATATTCACCACTGGCACTTTTTGCGAATGTGATGATTCTACCTCTCATACCCCCCGCGATGCTGTTTATATTTTTGGCTGGGATCTCAGGAATATTGGTACCAAATTTTGCGGAGATTTTAGGCTTACCGGCATTCTGGATATTAAAATATATGACCAGTATCGTCGACTGGATAGCAAGCATACCATTCGCAAAAGGTGAGGTACACTTTAATGTCCTCTCGCTGATTTTTAGCTATACAGTTATCGTAATCTTAACTTTATTCTTATGGCGCGCTACAAAATTCAACTTTTACAAAAGTAGTGTCTTGGAATAGTTTTCCACAATTTAAAAATTGGCATTGACAGCCGAGGCAACCTTTAACAAAATACGGCTATCACAAAACTAACCAAAAAGTTTAACGACATGACCAGAGCTGCCGTAGTATTTTTATTTGTATTTTTAAGTTTGGCTTTAACTGAACCAGCGACCGCACAATCAGAGCCCAGTCTTTTAATTAGCGAGTTTCAAACTGGTAGCGATAAAGTTGGTGAACGACCCGCGAGCTGCCTAGAAAGCGAATACGACGCCGGCAAATTAGAGTTCGTGGAGCTTTATAATCCAAGCGATTACGCGCTTGATCTAACAGGAATAAAATTGGAATTCGTGACCGAGTCTGGTCTCACAGTGCGCCACGTGGCTACCTTACAAGGCCAGGTCCAGGCGAAAAGTTTATTTTTAATAACCTACAAATGCTACCTGCAAGATTTGGCGGATATGTTTTTTAACGGGTCAACTCAAAAGGATATTTTTCCTAAAACCAGTGGTGGATATCTAAGGTTGGTTGATCAAAGTGGGTCACTAATAGATCAAGTTAGTTGGGCTAAAGCAACCGCAATTAGCGGATGGTGGCACGAGCCAAAAGCGATTAGCCACGACTACTCTATAAACAGGGTTTTTAGCAACAACTCTTTTAGCACCCAAATCACACCCACCACACCAAAAGCTGCGTTCGCTCAAAATAATCCTCAGACCGAGCCAGAAGAAGAACCTGAGCCAGAACCATCCCCAGAAACTACAGAGCCGGAGACAGAAGCTAATAATCTTTGCGATGGTATAGTTTTGAGCGAGATCCTGCCCAACCCCACGGGTGAAGATTCGGGCGCAGAGTTCATT
Protein-coding regions in this window:
- a CDS encoding DUF5684 domain-containing protein, whose translation is MKSFLASTYDTTLYNDGYLDSSYYAAPSYSPVGTIFYLAFIIFMIVSVWKVFVKAGKPGWASIVPFYNIWVLLEVANRPGWWLILYFIPLVNIVIHFIVSIDVAKAFGKDGAFGFFLIGIFGFIGYPIIAFGKASYKKIAR
- a CDS encoding HNH endonuclease family protein, encoding MKEKQRRTFTIIIAVLAICLGLFFSNQPPQSKVESEQISINSENALVALEKLQVKGRAPKTDYSRDQFGDGWDSLDGCDVRNLVLKRDLTESKFDQDGCTVLSGKLHDPYSEKQIDFTKGEATSQLVQIDHVVALSDAWQKGAQDLSAQKRQELANDSLNLLAVDGKLNQQKSDSDAASWLPPNKNYRCAYVARQIAVKTKYLLWVTSAEYTALKNVLQGCPDQVLPVESG
- a CDS encoding ComEC/Rec2 family competence protein, whose protein sequence is MKTTTHASWQIAAMSWGVICGAALSCFVNVEINLLIVVIGILGCIVCVAFRFVLLLPLAFAGGLLLGMAVNNFQSNQIEKYQPIYGKQVLVTGIVSEDVSKNEKDEQQIKLTQVSAAGQNLSGVIWLSTRDGNLIKRGDFIAAQGKLDHGFGNIPASIFKAKIIKVEQPVPGDLARIARDWFADAVRIAIPSPQVDLGLGYLLGQQNELPHDLNEKLKLLGLTHVVVASGYNLTILVRFARKSFLNISKRLSVLVTSAMIIGFVLMTGFSPSMSRAAIVTGLCLAAWYYGRNIHPLVLLPFVAATTLLLNPGSINGDLGWYLSFGSFAGVIILAPLVNSFFWRNKDPGILREIFVGTLCAQIVTLPIILLYFGQYSPLALFANVMILPLIPPAMLFIFLAGISGILVPNFAEILGLPAFWILKYMTSIVDWIASIPFAKGEVHFNVLSLIFSYTVIVILTLFLWRATKFNFYKSSVLE
- a CDS encoding lamin tail domain-containing protein, whose amino-acid sequence is MTRAAVVFLFVFLSLALTEPATAQSEPSLLISEFQTGSDKVGERPASCLESEYDAGKLEFVELYNPSDYALDLTGIKLEFVTESGLTVRHVATLQGQVQAKSLFLITYKCYLQDLADMFFNGSTQKDIFPKTSGGYLRLVDQSGSLIDQVSWAKATAISGWWHEPKAISHDYSINRVFSNNSFSTQITPTTPKAAFAQNNPQTEPEEEPEPEPSPETTEPETEANNLCDGIVLSEILPNPTGEDSGAEFIEIHNPTDKPIHLLGCALKLENSTKQFNLPDLQIAPDQYIAFYNSETKLSLTNSNSVTVWLVTQTSEQSVKYADNLGSDISWSFIDGAWKQTQTPTPNHPNKLLVLAEATEQHLAQCEPGKIRNPETNRCKSTQSQPVITPCAPGQERNSNTNRCRTIAAASTQPKPCPEGQERNTDTNRCRKILGASTNLPSVKDIPSVPSQNSTVFWVIGALFAAGVVYCIYEWRQTVARALNNLKTRLSK